The Sphingosinithalassobacter sp. CS137 genome includes a region encoding these proteins:
- the metH gene encoding methionine synthase — MTTTSSTNFVNIGERTNVTGSARFKKLIMAGDYAAAVEVALQQVENGAQVIDVNMDEGLLDAVEAMTTFLKLIQAEPDIARVPIMIDSSKWEVIEAGLKCVSGKPIVNSISMKEGEEKFLAEARKCMEYGAAVVVMAFDEVGQADTQARKIEICERAYKLLMTIDFPPEDIIFDANVFAVATGIEEHNNYAVDFIEAVKEIRKRCPHVHFSGGLSNLSFSFRGNEPVRRAMHSVFLYYAIPAGLDMAIVNAGQLDVYDAIEPELRQACEDVILNKDPDAGERLVALAEKYRGTDAVAEKQAAEWRSWTVTKRLEHALVKGIDAHVVDDTEEARQEVANRGGRPIEVIEGPLMDGMNVVGDLFGSGKMFLPQVVKSARVMKKAVAHLLPYIEAEKEPGAKGKGKIIMATVKGDVHDIGKNIVGVVLQCNGFEVVDLGVMVPWTDILKAANENDADMIGLSGLITPSLDEMVTVAEEMQAAEMTMPLLIGGATTSKVHTALRIAPAYTGPVVHVLDASRAVGVATTLVSTTGRDAYVAKIADEYETVRQSRANKGQSKLVTLAEARANGFVIDPALKPPAPKQPGLHVFDGWDLAELRDYIDWTPFFRAWELAGNYPAILDDEIVGESARNLFGDAQEMLDRVVAEKWLTARGVAALWPCHRDGDDVVIHHGHVQDRVSKDGGTFAHGDIPDLDRTNEASMRMPFLRQQVAKREGRANMCLADFIAPEDDWIGGFAVGIHGIDSHSARFRAENDDYRDILLKALADRLAEAFAERLHQHVRTTLWGYAQGEQLTNDALIKEQYRGIRPAPGYPACPDHSEKPMLFELLNATEHTGITLTESFAMLPTAAVSGFYFGHPQSEYFGVARVGEDQVEDYARRRAVDLEQAKRWLRPNLD; from the coding sequence ATGACCACCACCTCCTCCACCAATTTCGTCAACATCGGCGAGCGCACCAACGTCACCGGTTCGGCGCGCTTCAAGAAGCTGATCATGGCGGGCGACTATGCCGCCGCGGTCGAAGTCGCGCTCCAGCAGGTGGAGAACGGCGCGCAGGTGATCGACGTCAACATGGACGAGGGCCTGCTCGACGCGGTCGAGGCGATGACCACCTTCCTGAAGCTGATCCAGGCCGAGCCCGATATCGCGCGCGTGCCCATCATGATCGACAGCTCGAAATGGGAAGTGATCGAGGCGGGGCTGAAGTGCGTTTCGGGCAAGCCGATCGTCAATTCGATCAGCATGAAGGAAGGCGAGGAGAAATTCCTCGCCGAAGCGCGCAAGTGCATGGAATATGGCGCCGCCGTCGTCGTGATGGCGTTCGACGAAGTAGGACAGGCCGACACGCAGGCGCGCAAGATCGAGATCTGCGAGCGCGCGTACAAGCTGCTCATGACGATCGATTTCCCGCCCGAGGACATCATCTTCGACGCCAATGTGTTCGCCGTCGCGACCGGCATCGAGGAGCATAACAACTATGCGGTCGACTTTATCGAGGCCGTGAAGGAAATCCGGAAACGCTGCCCGCACGTCCATTTCTCGGGCGGGCTTTCGAACCTGTCGTTCAGCTTTCGCGGCAACGAGCCGGTGCGTCGCGCGATGCATTCGGTGTTCCTCTACTACGCAATCCCCGCCGGGCTGGACATGGCGATCGTCAACGCCGGGCAGCTCGACGTTTATGACGCGATCGAGCCCGAGCTGCGCCAGGCGTGCGAGGATGTGATCCTGAACAAGGATCCCGACGCGGGCGAGCGTCTGGTGGCGCTTGCCGAGAAATATCGCGGCACCGATGCGGTGGCGGAAAAGCAGGCCGCGGAATGGCGCAGCTGGACCGTCACCAAGCGGCTGGAACATGCGCTGGTGAAGGGCATCGACGCGCATGTCGTCGACGATACCGAGGAAGCGCGGCAGGAAGTCGCCAATCGCGGCGGCCGTCCGATCGAAGTGATCGAAGGTCCGCTGATGGACGGGATGAACGTGGTCGGCGACCTGTTCGGATCGGGCAAGATGTTCCTGCCGCAGGTGGTGAAGTCGGCGCGCGTGATGAAGAAGGCGGTCGCCCACCTGCTCCCCTATATCGAGGCGGAGAAGGAGCCCGGCGCCAAGGGCAAGGGCAAGATCATCATGGCGACGGTGAAGGGCGATGTGCACGACATCGGCAAGAACATCGTCGGCGTGGTCTTGCAGTGCAACGGCTTCGAGGTGGTCGACCTCGGCGTGATGGTGCCGTGGACCGACATCCTCAAGGCCGCGAACGAGAATGATGCCGACATGATCGGCTTGTCCGGCCTCATCACCCCCAGCCTCGACGAGATGGTGACGGTGGCCGAGGAGATGCAGGCCGCCGAAATGACGATGCCGCTGCTGATCGGCGGCGCGACCACGTCTAAGGTGCACACCGCGCTGCGCATCGCGCCTGCCTACACGGGGCCGGTCGTCCATGTGCTCGACGCCAGCCGCGCGGTGGGCGTGGCGACCACGCTCGTCAGCACCACCGGGCGCGACGCCTATGTCGCGAAGATCGCCGACGAATATGAGACGGTCCGCCAGAGCCGCGCCAACAAGGGCCAGAGCAAGCTCGTGACGCTTGCGGAGGCGCGCGCGAACGGCTTCGTGATCGACCCAGCGCTCAAGCCGCCCGCGCCCAAGCAGCCGGGCCTCCACGTGTTCGACGGCTGGGATCTGGCCGAACTGCGCGACTATATCGACTGGACGCCCTTCTTCCGCGCCTGGGAACTGGCGGGCAATTATCCCGCGATCCTCGACGACGAGATCGTCGGCGAAAGCGCGCGCAACCTGTTCGGCGATGCGCAGGAGATGCTCGACCGCGTGGTCGCCGAGAAATGGCTCACCGCGCGCGGCGTCGCCGCCCTCTGGCCGTGCCACCGCGACGGCGACGACGTGGTGATCCACCACGGCCATGTGCAGGATCGCGTCAGCAAGGACGGCGGCACCTTCGCGCACGGCGACATCCCCGATCTCGACCGCACCAACGAAGCCAGCATGCGCATGCCGTTCCTGCGCCAGCAGGTCGCCAAGCGCGAGGGGCGCGCCAACATGTGCCTCGCCGATTTCATCGCGCCCGAGGACGACTGGATCGGCGGCTTCGCGGTCGGCATCCACGGCATCGATTCGCACAGCGCGCGTTTCCGTGCCGAGAACGACGATTATCGCGACATCCTGCTGAAGGCGCTCGCCGACCGTCTGGCCGAGGCGTTCGCCGAGCGGCTCCACCAGCATGTCCGCACCACGTTGTGGGGCTATGCGCAGGGCGAGCAGCTCACCAACGATGCGCTCATCAAGGAGCAGTATCGCGGCATCCGCCCCGCGCCCGGCTATCCGGCGTGTCCCGATCACAGCGAGAAGCCGATGCTGTTCGAGCTGCTGAACGCCACCGAGCACACCGGCATCACCCTCACCGAAAGCTTCGCGATGCTGCCGACGGCGGCCGTCTCCGGCTTCTACTTCGGCCATCCGCAGAGCGAATATTTCGGCGTCGCCCGCGTCGGCGAGGATCAGGTCGAGGATTATGCCCGCCGGCGCGCAGTGGATCTCGAGCAGGCAAAGCGCTGGCTGCGGCCGAACCTCGACTGA
- a CDS encoding homocysteine S-methyltransferase family protein, which yields MTPRETLLEQAAQRILLTDGAFGTEIQNWGLKEADYAGDLGLGHDQKGNNDILAITKPEVPDTITRAYLDAGSDIVSTNTFSANRISQADYGAEHLVREINVESARIARAAADAFQARDGRPRFVAGAIGPTNKTLSLSPDVNDPGYREIDFDHLKEVYREQTDALLEGGADFILIETVFDTLNAKAGIKAVLEAEQALGRDVPIMMSMTLTDLSGRNLSGHTVEAFWHAVRHARPLTIGLNCSFGAEQLRPHVATLAKTCDTLIMVYPNAGLPNELGAYDEAPDTTAGLVRRWADAGQVNILGGCCGSTPDHIAAIAAAVKGLPPRTLPQVPVRTRLAGLEPFTMAA from the coding sequence ATGACTCCACGCGAAACCCTCCTCGAACAGGCCGCGCAGCGCATCCTGCTCACCGACGGCGCCTTTGGCACCGAGATCCAGAACTGGGGCCTCAAGGAAGCCGATTACGCCGGCGACCTCGGCCTCGGCCACGATCAGAAGGGCAACAACGATATCCTCGCGATCACGAAGCCCGAGGTGCCGGACACGATCACGCGCGCCTATCTCGATGCCGGATCGGATATCGTCTCGACCAACACCTTCTCGGCCAATCGCATCAGCCAGGCCGATTACGGCGCCGAGCATCTCGTCCGCGAGATCAACGTCGAATCCGCCCGCATCGCCCGCGCCGCGGCGGACGCATTCCAGGCGCGCGACGGGCGCCCCCGTTTCGTCGCCGGTGCGATCGGGCCGACCAACAAGACGTTGTCGCTCTCGCCGGACGTGAACGATCCCGGCTATCGCGAGATCGATTTCGACCATCTCAAGGAGGTGTATCGCGAGCAGACCGATGCGTTGCTCGAGGGCGGTGCCGACTTCATCCTGATCGAGACGGTGTTCGATACGCTCAATGCCAAGGCCGGCATCAAGGCGGTGCTCGAAGCCGAACAGGCACTGGGCCGCGACGTGCCGATCATGATGTCGATGACGCTCACCGATCTGTCGGGGCGCAATCTCTCGGGCCACACGGTCGAGGCGTTCTGGCACGCGGTGCGGCACGCACGGCCGCTGACGATCGGCCTCAACTGCTCGTTCGGCGCCGAGCAGCTGCGCCCGCACGTGGCGACGCTGGCGAAGACGTGCGACACGCTGATCATGGTCTATCCCAACGCGGGACTGCCCAACGAGCTCGGCGCCTATGACGAGGCGCCCGACACGACCGCCGGGCTGGTCAGGCGCTGGGCCGATGCGGGGCAGGTCAACATCCTCGGCGGCTGTTGCGGATCGACCCCGGATCACATCGCGGCGATCGCAGCGGCAGTTAAGGGCCTGCCGCCGCGCACGCTGCCCCAGGTGCCGGTGCGGACGCGGCTGGCGGGGCTGGAGCCGTTCACCATGGCAGCGTGA
- the metF gene encoding methylenetetrahydrofolate reductase [NAD(P)H], with translation MSITVNQLEEARRALDAPLFADVAGDLEVSFEFFPPKNEKMEATLWESVQTLAPLAPRFVSVTYGAGGSTRERTHATVARIQRETPLSAAAHLTCVEATRDEIDQVAEEYWAAGIRHIVALRGDPPVLGAKFEAHPQGYANAAELVAGLKKLHPFEISVAAYPEVHPDSANRAADIDNLKRKLDAGATRAISQFFFTPECFFRFRDDVAAAGIGAEIVPGILPVSSVAQTRKFAGLCGAQIPPWMDRLFEGLDDHPAARQLVSATIAAELCRKLYAGGVRTLHFYTLNRAELSYAICHLLGLRPKAGTEAAAA, from the coding sequence ATGAGTATCACGGTGAATCAGCTCGAAGAGGCGCGTCGTGCGCTCGATGCACCGCTTTTCGCCGATGTTGCCGGCGATCTGGAGGTTTCGTTCGAATTCTTCCCGCCGAAGAACGAGAAGATGGAAGCGACGCTGTGGGAATCGGTGCAGACGCTGGCGCCGCTCGCTCCCCGTTTCGTCTCGGTCACCTATGGCGCGGGCGGCTCGACGCGCGAGCGCACGCACGCCACGGTCGCGCGCATCCAGCGCGAAACGCCGCTCTCCGCCGCCGCGCATCTCACCTGTGTCGAAGCGACGCGGGACGAGATCGATCAGGTCGCCGAGGAATATTGGGCCGCGGGCATCCGCCACATCGTCGCGCTGCGCGGCGACCCGCCGGTGCTGGGTGCGAAGTTCGAGGCGCATCCCCAGGGCTATGCCAATGCCGCCGAGCTGGTCGCGGGGCTGAAGAAGCTGCATCCGTTCGAGATCTCGGTCGCCGCCTATCCCGAAGTGCATCCGGATTCGGCCAATCGCGCCGCCGATATCGACAATCTGAAGCGCAAGCTGGATGCCGGCGCGACCCGCGCGATCAGCCAGTTCTTCTTCACGCCGGAATGTTTCTTCCGCTTCCGCGACGATGTGGCTGCGGCAGGAATCGGTGCGGAGATCGTGCCGGGGATATTGCCGGTCTCCAGCGTCGCCCAGACGCGCAAGTTCGCGGGTCTCTGCGGCGCTCAGATCCCGCCGTGGATGGATCGGCTGTTCGAGGGGCTCGACGATCATCCCGCCGCGCGCCAGCTCGTTTCGGCGACGATCGCTGCCGAGCTGTGCCGCAAGCTCTATGCCGGCGGCGTGCGGACGCTGCACTTCTACACGCTCAATCGCGCCGAGCTCAGCTACGCCATTTGCCACCTGCTCGGCCTGCGGCCGAAGGCGGGGACGGAAGCCGCGGCGGCTTAG
- a CDS encoding ArsR/SmtB family transcription factor, whose product MTTALEIFRALADSTRLRILALLRSMELSVGELAQVLGQSQPRVSRHVKILVDAGLAERRKEGSWVFVALGDRDRVAPMLAALDCWAEQEPDHWAVADNARLAAVRADRAAAAAQWFEEHAGDWDAIRSLHVAESEVEATMGRTLGLDAPEGNVSLGRLIDIGTGTGRMLELFGPRAEHALGIDRSSEMLRLARAKLSERGLDNTELRQADLYALPLGDGGADVAILHHVLHFAQQPGAAIAEATRVLAPGGRLLIADFAPHEREELRARDAHARLGFSDEQILGWFRANGLAPAVIETLEGGELTVKLWLGRKPGVRDAEGIKEVKAA is encoded by the coding sequence ATGACGACAGCTCTCGAAATCTTCCGTGCCCTGGCCGATTCGACGCGGCTGCGCATTCTCGCGCTGTTGCGATCGATGGAGCTGTCGGTCGGCGAGCTGGCCCAGGTGCTGGGGCAGAGCCAGCCGCGCGTCTCGCGCCATGTGAAGATCCTCGTCGATGCCGGCCTCGCCGAACGGCGCAAGGAAGGAAGCTGGGTGTTCGTCGCGCTCGGCGATCGCGATCGAGTTGCGCCGATGCTCGCGGCGCTCGATTGCTGGGCCGAGCAGGAGCCCGATCATTGGGCGGTTGCCGATAATGCCCGTCTCGCCGCCGTGCGCGCGGATCGCGCGGCAGCGGCGGCGCAATGGTTCGAGGAACATGCCGGTGACTGGGATGCGATCCGGTCGCTCCACGTCGCCGAGAGCGAAGTCGAAGCGACCATGGGCCGCACGCTCGGGCTCGACGCGCCGGAGGGGAATGTCTCGCTCGGCCGGTTGATCGACATCGGCACCGGCACCGGGCGGATGCTCGAGCTGTTCGGTCCGCGTGCCGAACATGCGCTGGGGATCGATCGCTCGTCGGAAATGCTGCGGCTCGCGCGCGCCAAGCTCTCCGAACGCGGGCTCGACAACACCGAGCTGCGCCAGGCCGATCTCTACGCGCTGCCGCTCGGCGACGGCGGCGCGGACGTCGCGATCCTGCACCATGTGCTCCATTTCGCGCAGCAGCCCGGCGCGGCGATCGCCGAGGCGACGCGCGTGCTCGCGCCGGGCGGGCGGCTGCTGATCGCCGATTTCGCGCCGCACGAGCGCGAGGAATTGCGCGCGCGCGACGCGCATGCGCGGCTCGGCTTTTCGGATGAACAGATTCTGGGCTGGTTCAGGGCGAACGGCCTTGCTCCGGCAGTGATCGAGACGCTCGAAGGCGGCGAACTGACGGTGAAGCTCTGGCTGGGGCGCAAACCGGGAGTGCGCGACGCCGAGGGTATCAAGGAGGTGAAGGCGGCATGA
- a CDS encoding aldo/keto reductase: protein MTELRTLGTSGLETPPLVLGGNVFGWTADEATSFRILDRFVERGGTMIDTADVYSDWAPGHSGGESEAVIGKWLKQSGKRDRVLIATKVGMLDGEGGHGLAPARIAAACEASLRRLGTDRIDLYFAHRDDPDVPQEDALGAFGKLIEAGKVRAIGASNFTAARLKSALDLGLRTSLPQYQVLQPEYNLVARSSFEGELQDLCIAHNIGAVPYFALASGFLTGKYRSEADLSKSVRGGRMKALLDGRGAEVLAAMDAVADETGASLAQIALAWLAGQPGVSAPIASATSVAQLDELIGNWDVALTDDQRERLTAAGA, encoded by the coding sequence ATGACCGAATTGCGCACGCTCGGCACCTCCGGGCTCGAGACGCCGCCGCTGGTGCTGGGCGGCAATGTGTTCGGCTGGACCGCCGACGAAGCGACCAGCTTCCGTATCCTCGACCGGTTCGTCGAACGCGGCGGCACGATGATCGACACCGCCGACGTTTATTCCGACTGGGCGCCCGGCCATTCGGGCGGCGAATCCGAAGCGGTGATCGGCAAGTGGCTCAAGCAATCGGGCAAGCGCGACCGTGTGCTGATCGCGACCAAGGTGGGCATGCTGGACGGCGAAGGCGGCCACGGCCTCGCCCCCGCGCGAATCGCGGCGGCATGCGAGGCATCGCTGCGGCGGCTGGGCACCGACCGGATCGACCTGTATTTCGCGCATCGCGACGATCCCGACGTGCCGCAGGAGGATGCGCTCGGCGCGTTCGGAAAGCTGATCGAGGCGGGCAAGGTGCGTGCGATCGGCGCGTCGAACTTCACGGCGGCGCGGCTGAAATCCGCGCTCGACCTGGGGCTGCGCACCAGCCTGCCGCAGTATCAGGTGCTGCAGCCCGAATATAATCTGGTCGCCCGCAGCAGCTTCGAAGGCGAGCTGCAGGATCTGTGCATCGCGCACAACATCGGCGCGGTCCCCTATTTCGCGCTCGCCTCGGGATTTCTGACCGGCAAGTATCGCAGCGAAGCCGATCTTTCGAAAAGCGTGCGCGGAGGGCGGATGAAGGCGCTGCTCGACGGACGCGGCGCCGAGGTGCTGGCGGCGATGGATGCCGTGGCCGACGAGACCGGGGCCAGCCTGGCGCAGATCGCGCTCGCGTGGCTGGCGGGGCAACCCGGCGTGAGCGCGCCGATCGCCAGCGCGACGAGCGTCGCGCAGCTCGACGAGCTGATCGGCAACTGGGACGTGGCGCTGACCGACGACCAGCGCGAACGGCTGACGGCGGCAGGGGCCTAG
- a CDS encoding class I SAM-dependent methyltransferase: MLSRRARIAALALTLLAIGAGGVGARCLSVGQARCSLDTLLHGAPDLDVPYAVTRPEAVAAMLDLAEVGPGDHVIDLGTGDGRIAIAAAERGATALGIDIDPVLVAEARGKAREAGVAARTHFLAQDLFETPLGDADVVTMFLLPEVNQRLRPRLLAELRPGAHVVSHAFAMGAWQPDGEARVGGSRLYHWVVPAQVAGRWTLRDAAGERALVLRQAFQQLEGSLDGEPIAGGRLDGARIVFSVGERRYSGTVSGGAISGAGWAAAREREPVAGL, encoded by the coding sequence ATGCTTTCCCGCCGCGCCCGCATCGCCGCACTCGCCCTGACGCTTCTGGCGATCGGCGCGGGCGGCGTGGGCGCGCGGTGCCTGTCGGTAGGTCAGGCGCGCTGCTCGCTCGACACGCTGTTGCACGGGGCACCCGACCTCGACGTACCCTATGCCGTCACGCGGCCCGAGGCAGTGGCTGCGATGCTCGATCTGGCCGAAGTGGGACCGGGCGATCATGTGATCGACCTGGGCACCGGCGACGGGCGCATCGCGATCGCCGCGGCGGAACGCGGCGCGACCGCGCTGGGGATCGACATCGACCCGGTGCTCGTCGCCGAGGCGCGCGGCAAGGCGCGGGAGGCCGGAGTGGCGGCGCGCACCCACTTTCTTGCGCAGGACCTGTTCGAGACGCCGCTCGGCGACGCCGATGTGGTGACGATGTTCCTGCTGCCCGAAGTCAATCAGAGGTTGCGCCCGCGGCTGCTCGCCGAACTGCGGCCGGGCGCGCATGTGGTGAGCCATGCCTTCGCCATGGGCGCGTGGCAGCCCGATGGCGAGGCGCGCGTCGGCGGATCGCGGCTCTATCATTGGGTCGTGCCGGCGCAGGTGGCGGGCCGCTGGACGCTGCGCGACGCGGCAGGCGAGCGCGCGCTGGTGCTGCGGCAGGCGTTCCAGCAGCTCGAAGGATCGCTGGACGGCGAGCCCATTGCGGGCGGGCGGCTCGACGGCGCGCGCATCGTCTTCTCGGTGGGCGAGCGGCGCTATTCGGGGACGGTCTCCGGGGGAGCGATCAGCGGCGCGGGATGGGCCGCAGCGCGCGAGCGGGAGCCGGTGGCGGGCTTGTGA
- a CDS encoding energy transducer TonB, producing MTRLTRSDRSLASAAAGAAGAAILGAIWLGLAVSGGSGEQAALATYDIAPPPPPPAIPDPQPADQLEGAAAPPALRADPAPVSAPEVPVPVPSPRPVPPVAGEGVDASAGAAERPGPGMGAGGEGTGLGSGAGGAGTGGGLASRARRVRGGINIRDFDADAASPALRPLVLHLSISAEGRVTDCTVAQPSGRPALDARTCQLARSRFRYEPARDASGRAVPDVAGWRQRWWSEDAGE from the coding sequence ATGACGCGACTCACGCGAAGCGACCGGAGCCTGGCCTCGGCTGCGGCGGGCGCGGCGGGCGCCGCGATACTCGGCGCGATCTGGCTGGGGCTTGCCGTATCGGGCGGATCGGGCGAGCAGGCTGCGCTCGCCACCTATGATATCGCGCCGCCGCCACCGCCGCCCGCCATTCCCGATCCACAGCCTGCCGATCAGCTCGAAGGGGCCGCTGCGCCGCCCGCGCTGCGTGCCGATCCCGCGCCGGTGTCTGCGCCCGAGGTGCCGGTGCCGGTCCCCTCGCCACGGCCCGTGCCGCCGGTCGCGGGCGAGGGAGTCGATGCTTCCGCCGGCGCCGCCGAACGGCCCGGCCCCGGCATGGGCGCCGGTGGCGAAGGCACCGGCCTGGGCAGCGGCGCGGGCGGGGCGGGGACGGGCGGCGGCCTCGCCAGCCGCGCGCGCCGCGTCCGTGGCGGCATCAACATTCGCGACTTCGATGCCGACGCCGCTTCGCCCGCGCTTCGCCCGCTCGTCCTGCACCTCTCGATCAGCGCCGAAGGCCGAGTGACGGACTGCACGGTGGCGCAGCCTAGCGGCCGCCCGGCGCTCGATGCGCGCACCTGCCAGCTCGCACGCAGCCGCTTCCGGTACGAGCCGGCCCGCGACGCCAGCGGCCGGGCCGTGCCGGACGTCGCCGGCTGGCGTCAGCGCTGGTGGAGCGAGGATGCGGGCGAGTAG
- a CDS encoding short-chain fatty acyl-CoA regulator family protein: MADPKLFAGHAVRRLRRGAGLTQAAMAETLGLSPSYLNLVERNQRPLSATLLLRLAESFDFDPRTLAASEPGGGADAIRRRLADPLFADLEIDRAEVEEWLAGAPGGAEAFARAFDRAGKGGAAPDAAPDPAAAVRHEVERWRNHFADLDAAAEALADELRLGAGDLYGAMAERLRVKHQLSVRILPVEVMPDRLKRLDLHARQLQLSELLDSASRSFALAQQLAGEARGEIDALVRGAAHADRTAERLFRRHLTGYFAAAVMMPYARFLRACEGTGYDTELLQRRFGAGFEQVAHRLTTLQRVGARGLPFFMIRTDRAGQVSKRYAGASASPLVEGLGLCPLWNLFEAFARPSELVTQLLGLEDGSRWFTLARSVQPQGTRAGGVRARFAVGLGLAAGEAGTLAAARGVDLGGNATPVGLGCRACTRLDCPQRSAPPAGRAVILNEREMGLTPWGFAGD, translated from the coding sequence ATGGCCGATCCCAAGCTCTTCGCCGGACATGCCGTGCGCCGCCTCCGTCGCGGTGCGGGGCTCACTCAGGCCGCCATGGCCGAAACGCTGGGCCTCTCTCCCAGCTATCTCAATCTCGTCGAGCGCAACCAGCGGCCGCTGTCGGCGACGCTGCTGCTCCGTCTCGCCGAAAGCTTCGATTTCGATCCGCGCACGCTTGCCGCCAGCGAGCCGGGGGGCGGTGCCGACGCGATCCGCCGCCGGCTCGCCGATCCGCTGTTCGCCGATCTCGAGATCGATCGCGCCGAGGTGGAGGAGTGGCTCGCCGGCGCGCCGGGCGGAGCCGAGGCATTCGCCCGTGCCTTTGATCGGGCGGGGAAGGGCGGGGCGGCGCCGGATGCCGCGCCCGATCCCGCCGCCGCCGTCCGCCATGAAGTCGAGCGCTGGCGCAACCATTTCGCCGATCTCGACGCCGCGGCCGAAGCGCTCGCCGACGAGCTGCGGCTCGGTGCGGGCGATCTCTACGGCGCGATGGCCGAGCGGCTGCGCGTGAAGCACCAGCTCTCGGTCCGCATCCTGCCTGTCGAGGTGATGCCCGATCGGCTGAAGCGGCTCGATCTGCATGCGCGCCAGCTCCAGCTCTCCGAACTGCTCGATTCCGCCTCGCGCAGCTTCGCGCTTGCGCAGCAGCTGGCGGGCGAGGCGCGTGGCGAAATCGACGCGCTGGTGCGCGGTGCCGCGCATGCCGATCGCACTGCCGAGCGGCTCTTCCGCCGCCATCTCACCGGCTATTTCGCTGCCGCGGTGATGATGCCCTACGCCCGTTTCCTGCGCGCATGCGAAGGCACGGGCTATGATACCGAACTGCTCCAGCGGCGGTTCGGCGCGGGGTTCGAGCAAGTCGCACATCGCCTTACCACGCTTCAGCGGGTCGGCGCGCGCGGCCTGCCTTTCTTCATGATCCGCACCGATCGCGCCGGCCAGGTTTCGAAACGCTATGCAGGCGCCAGCGCCTCGCCGCTCGTCGAGGGGCTGGGCCTGTGTCCCCTATGGAATCTGTTCGAAGCGTTCGCCCGGCCCTCCGAACTGGTGACTCAGTTGCTCGGCCTGGAAGACGGCAGCCGCTGGTTCACGCTCGCGCGCAGCGTCCAGCCGCAGGGCACGCGCGCCGGCGGCGTCCGCGCGCGCTTCGCGGTCGGGCTCGGACTGGCAGCGGGCGAGGCGGGGACGCTCGCGGCTGCGCGCGGTGTCGATCTGGGCGGCAATGCCACTCCGGTCGGCCTGGGTTGCCGCGCCTGCACCCGCCTCGATTGCCCGCAGCGCAGCGCCCCGCCCGCCGGACGTGCGGTGATCCTCAACGAGCGCGAGATGGGGCTGACACCCTGGGGCTTTGCCGGAGACTGA
- the aceA gene encoding isocitrate lyase, with product MATFEDLVPAPAGRFDGITRPYSADDVAKLRGSVAIEHTLARKGALKLWDLLKSEDYINALGALSGNQAMQMVRAGLKAIYLSGWQVAADANTAGQMYPDQSLYPANAGPELARKINATLQRADQVEHSEGGASRDWFAPIVADAEAGFGGPLNCFEIMKAYIAAGAAGVHYEDQLASEKKCGHLGGKVLIPTQAHIRNLDSARLAADVSGVPTIICARTDAESAKLITSDIDERDHEFLTGERTAEGFYRLKEGTGVDHCIKRGLAFAEHADLLWWETSKPNLDDARRFAEAIKKEYPNKMLAYNCSPSFNWEANLDKDDIARFQREIGAMGYKFQFVTLAGFHQLNYGMFELARGYKDRGMAAYSELQQAEFGAEKDGYTATRHQREVGTGYFDMVAQAVAGGESSTTALAESTEAAQFKKEAATA from the coding sequence ATGGCGACTTTCGAAGACCTCGTCCCCGCACCCGCCGGCCGTTTCGACGGCATCACGCGCCCCTATAGCGCGGACGATGTGGCGAAGCTGCGCGGATCGGTCGCCATCGAACATACGCTGGCGCGCAAGGGTGCGCTCAAGCTGTGGGACCTGCTCAAGAGCGAGGATTACATCAACGCACTCGGCGCGCTTTCGGGCAACCAGGCGATGCAGATGGTCCGCGCCGGGCTGAAGGCGATCTATCTGTCCGGCTGGCAGGTCGCGGCGGATGCGAACACCGCGGGCCAGATGTATCCCGACCAGTCGCTCTATCCCGCCAATGCGGGCCCCGAACTGGCGCGCAAGATCAACGCCACGCTCCAGCGCGCCGATCAGGTCGAGCATTCGGAAGGCGGCGCCAGCCGCGACTGGTTCGCGCCGATCGTCGCCGATGCCGAAGCAGGCTTCGGCGGCCCGCTCAACTGCTTCGAGATCATGAAGGCCTATATCGCCGCGGGCGCGGCAGGCGTACATTATGAGGACCAGCTCGCTTCCGAAAAGAAGTGCGGCCATCTGGGCGGCAAGGTGCTGATCCCGACGCAGGCGCATATCCGCAACCTCGACAGCGCGCGTCTCGCCGCCGACGTGAGCGGCGTGCCGACGATCATCTGCGCCCGCACCGACGCCGAAAGCGCCAAGCTGATCACCAGCGACATCGACGAGCGCGATCACGAGTTCCTGACCGGCGAGCGGACGGCCGAAGGCTTCTATCGCCTGAAGGAAGGCACCGGCGTCGACCACTGCATCAAGCGCGGGCTGGCGTTCGCCGAGCATGCCGATCTGCTGTGGTGGGAGACGAGCAAGCCCAATCTGGACGACGCGCGCCGCTTCGCCGAAGCGATCAAGAAGGAATATCCCAACAAGATGCTGGCGTACAATTGCTCGCCCAGCTTCAACTGGGAGGCGAATCTGGACAAGGACGACATCGCCCGCTTCCAGCGCGAGATCGGCGCGATGGGGTACAAGTTCCAGTTCGTGACGCTCGCCGGCTTCCACCAGCTCAACTACGGCATGTTCGAGCTGGCCCGCGGCTACAAGGATCGCGGCATGGCGGCGTACAGCGAGCTGCAGCAGGCCGAATTCGGCGCGGAGAAGGACGGATACACCGCGACTCGCCACCAGCGCGAAGTGGGCACCGGCTATTTCGATATGGTCGCCCAGGCGGTCGCCGGCGGCGAGAGCTCGACCACCGCGCTCGCCGAATCGACCGAAGCGGCCCAGTTCAAGAAGGAGGCGGCAACCGCCTGA